The Montipora capricornis isolate CH-2021 chromosome 3, ASM3666992v2, whole genome shotgun sequence genome includes the window TCTATTACTCCGCAGGAATTTTGCTTTGTCTGCTGATTTGTACAGGGGCCTACGTTAAAATATATCGCATCGTTCGCTTTCATGTGCAGCATATAAAGAACCTGGAAGTATGTGGCAAAGTACATCGTCGTAAAAAAGTAGCGTACAATATGTTCGTGGTTTACTGTGCTCTTCTTTGCTGCTATTTGCCATATTCGATTTTTCTTGGCGTGGCAAAAATCGCAGGTTACTCCAAATGGAATTGGATTTGTATAAACTTTACACTTACAGTTGTCAATATTAACTCATCCATTAATCCCTTAATATATTGCTACCGGATGAGGGATATCAGAAGAGCAATATTACATACATTATATGTAGCCTTGAGTAGGTTTAAGCTCAAATAGATTGGCGGTGCATCAGTACGAAGGGAAAAAAATCCTCTTTGATCTTACAGCCCCTCTGGGAACTCAAAACTAATATATTTGGTCAAAACTCTGCGTTTAGCTTACATTTTAGTTCGAAACTGGTTTCGAGAAAAGTTTTTGCTTTTGTAGGATGACAAAATTATATACCTTTCATTTCCGACACAAGCATATTCATGTTTTGCACTTTCCGACGCTGGATCGACATCATCAGCTCGTTTTAATTCTGCGCGTGAGTTTTCAGCTCCTAAAATTTTCCTGTACTTCTATAGACGAGCTCGCaggctcttgagtgcatcatgggtaatcagggcaagatggagagaaattcaaaggtttgtaagaaagttcaaaacgatgaaaagtattcatggcatgcaattttgggtttttcatatgcgctcaaaggtgcggcagaataaatttggagagaatggctgttgtagaaattattttattaaaaagagtttcggccatacatttttttctgtaattccaaaggcacaaaattacagataATGTAtagagacaaaaaaagcaatatttagaaATTAGTACAAatacaggtgattatacaaaatcgcgcgctctcattggctgcgcgctatctcggattagtttcacccaactagtggactaatgcaaatcctgcattttaattgacTACGCTACTACAGGACTATTAGTAacagtcctcgagtagcgaaaagcgtgacgctttctttcgttttattcccaaataaatatttcttcaacttgcttttgctaactttatgattgccttttctgtccgaccagttgggtgatactaaaaccattagacccttcgccctcaagggctacgggtctaattgttaattatctgccgataatcacctcgacggacaaaatggctgccagtagtcgttttgccactgtaagtgaagatgatttcacgttgaaaatgtttttttttttctctttttttgaaataatcacctgtgtatttatagtaaaacaattattcgcctcaggcttagtgattatcggtgaatattcacctcgacttcgtctcggtgaaaattcaccgataatcacttcgtcttcggcgaataattgttaattccaaagaacggataccaagcttagttcatctcagttgtgaacatgaacttatttgtttggtttacgaAGGCGAacgtctataaagtagagtcatgtacagtatcttttgcttttaatttcaatacaaacctttgaatttcccgccatgttgccctgattacccatgatgcaaccAAGAGCGCGAACTCGTCTATTTCAGCTAAAAAAGCGGAACGTATTCATCTCCGTCTTAGAGTCTCAAATACACCTCAACGTGGCGTACAAGTCTTTAGAGAGATCAAACGACCACTTTATTTCACAATTAGTAAAAGTCTGTGATTGAGTAGCCCGAAGGTGCCTAAAATGGCTCTTTAGTTAGTCTATTTCCCCAATTACAATTTTGTGAGGACTCTTCAGAAACGACACTCTATCCCGAAGGTAAGGCGTCGTTTGCCTCCTTTGTATGCCTGTGTCATCACAAAGATTAAGTGAAACAATATTACGGGAAACAATAATATAGAAAGGCAAGGGTGCTGCTTTAAGAGGTTGCCATCTATCTGTAGCTAATGGGCAAGAaaagagatgatgatgatgatgatgatgatgtatcATCCctacttcgcctcatatgttctctatattttaatacctacgtgacgcacacatgGACGCAAGCGATCCGAGATCAAAACCTCACTCtcacttcttccaaaattgcccTTGGAAGTCTTTTAAACAACGAAACAATCGAAGTGTAGAACTTACTTCATATTTGTGAACTAGCGACACTGCTGCAATTATTGGATGCAGCTGCATCTGTCTGCTTTgtcagcgccatcttgaattacgtcatacgtGCATTGATACGTCATGTGCACAAATGACGATCACGCGCCTAATGATTGTTAGTTgctattcgcccttgtcacacggcggccatattgtcccaggagaccaaaaaagctttgttttaccacgccaagcctcacccccatggtttccactgcgaggcttggcgtggtaaaacaaagctctttcggtctcccgggacaatatggccgccgtgtgataaGGGCGAATAACATTATTTCTTTCCCTACCCTTCACGAACGCAAATCATTActccgagattactactagtactaCAATgcactttatttcagtgtcaactgtatttagcgctgggTTACTAATTGAACAGAAACCAAATCAAATCATAtcgaataaaataaaacaagtttctttggtTTGGAAAAATGACGTTTGAACGCGATGCTAACAAGGAGTTTAAGCACAGACAACGgcaacgtcgacgaaaacgccacttaagtccccagttgttcaaaagatggataacgttatccaccgGATGAATCACTACGCATTGGATAGTGCAACTgctttcgctatgacttatacACTGGGtagcgatttatccggcggatagctcTACCCATCGTTTgattaagtatttatgagtcaatgagtcacgagtcaatgagttagtgcagttaccctaacccataaaatgaaagctaaaatttcagagattgcttaggcctaatcactgaaacgagggcttaggcttaatcaataaattattgctatattgactgtgagtctcactgactcatgactcattgactcataaaacaggcATCCTCTACAAAACCATTGGTTCGGTGTTGTACGCCCatgttgtcgttaaaacctgaCCTTTGGTGATTTGTGGAGTACGTCAAAGAAATGTACTGAAACGCGTGCCGCACGACTATTTTTTCCTCCTTTGAACAATGATACTAGGGAACTcaagcaacaacaacggcaacgGTAACgtgaacgtcacaaatttgcacatttagtggggaaaaacaatagctctgcacgcccggctgcacgtgcgtttttcacttttgtccatttctttgccgacgtctgcaaaacaacaacatgaaataaccaaatttgaggttttatcaaggacgtcagcacttgaagataaattttcattttctcccctaaattaagcgccgttccgactaATCTCATTCTAGTTAATAGTTAATATCAAGTTAATATCGTTAATATCAAGTCTTTTGGAACAACGCAGGCATTCCAGTCACTAGTTATGTTATATAAGTGCTGGTATAGCCACGGAGCACCCTACATTAGCAAGCTTTTCAATCTTAAGAATGTTAAATATAATTTACGTGGGTTTAGCACAAGGTTGGAACTCCCCCCATTCAACTTGGAGTATATGCATCGATCTTTTACCGTTTTGGTCAGTAAACTGTGGAATGCGTTGTCTCCAATGGTTAGAGAATACACCTtgtcaaattaaaaatattgaaatagtTACGaggtgattacaataacgcgattTTActttttgagatgacgttctcgatGACGTTGCCGCTGTCTTCTCCATTCCTGTTTTGTGACGTTGCCGTTGCCATAGCTGCCGTCGTTGCTACAACTCCCTAATCTCTCTAATTCAATCGATAGCGTTTTATGTCTTATGAATGTATCTTTCCCCATTTGGTAGATACGCAGGTTCGTTCACATGTTCTCGTCACAATTCATCACCGTAGTGGTGCCTAGGTCGGTCTCGCCAGCGCTTGCGATTTCGTCTTCCGTGTAATATCGTCGATAGAGCGTCCAAGTCATCTATTCTTTTCTTCAGCTCTGAAGCGTCGCGGATTTCTTCAGCTTCTGTCATGTAACGCTGACGCAACTCTCTAAAAACGAACGAGTTCTGCCCAAGAAAATGATCATCAATTTCGTCGTCCTCAAGATCAATTATTCTCGTTCGCAATTCTCGTCTCAAGTCGTCGGGGTCGTCCATTCGTTCAAACCGTCGACGTCGCATATCTCTTCGCACTTCATCGGGAATCCTCGAATCCATGTCGCGTTCCCACGGTTCAACCTCGGTATAATCATCTTCGGTCATTTCTTTGGTTCGGATTTTCCGAAGTTCTCGCCGCAGTCGATCAACATCGTCAATTTCTCGCAGTCTCATCTGAAGTTTGTGTCGCATTCGCTCATCCATTCTTCCTCCGACATGTTCGTTCTTTCTTTTCCGTCGCCTGTCAGATTGTTCTTCGGTCTGCTCCCTGATGAGACGTTGAATTTTCTCCGCGTCATCTTCTTCGGTTGGCTTtgtctttgcctttttttcccgTGAGGATGTCTTTTCCTTGCCCTTCgactttttctctttgtttgtctgtttgttagttttcttttcttcagtcTCGTCCTGTTTCTTGCCTTGTTCCATCTGTCCTGTATTCTTTCCGGCTTCATCCTCCTT containing:
- the LOC138043912 gene encoding protein canopy homolog 3-like, giving the protein MQALGAFVSVLLLLFVMVVGNVDEEEEKLPTKCHVCKHLVLELYGELERSGKSNEVFRTGQIFQEQRKEINYRKSEVRLNEALEDACSNVLDYKVHKDKVKALRYEKKESMTFSTLKGLKKRGVKVDLGFPDEMWDTPDAEVTRLKSRCELMVETYEDDLTEWYWNHQDKDLTEWLCIERVLNPGEDECLKKSETGKEDEAGKNTGQMEQGKKQDETEEKKTNKQTNKEKKSKGKEKTSSREKKAKTKPTEEDDAEKIQRLIREQTEEQSDRRRKRKNEHVGGRMDERMRHKLQMRLREIDDVDRLRRELRKIRTKEMTEDDYTEVEPWERDMDSRIPDEVRRDMRRRRFERMDDPDDLRRELRTRIIDLEDDEIDDHFLGQNSFVFRELRQRYMTEAEEIRDASELKKRIDDLDALSTILHGRRNRKRWRDRPRHHYGDEL